TCAAAGAAGGAAAATTTTCCTGCGCTGCTAAATAATCATTGTAACTATCTAAAATAAAACTGATTTTATTCACATCGTCACGATATAAAGGCTCTCCATAAATCATATCTGGAAAAACGGTAGCAGGTGTCGCTTGTTTGGCACCAGGTTTCCCTTTATAGGCAATGTATTCTTGTATCGTTTTTACACCACGACTAGCAAAGTTTTCACTACCAAATAAACCATTGTTGCTTTCTAAATAAAACTCTAAGCCACGATTTTTTAGCCAGTCGACAATTTGCTGGGTATCTTCAGCGCTCAATGTTTTTTCTTTTACAACTTGGCCTTTAGATTCAATATAACTTCCATTTCCACCTATATAACCATCAAAACCGATATCTAAAATATAGGAGTACATTTCCGCTTTTGCACGACCTGTTACTGTATATACTTGGTGACCATTTTTTTGTGCTTTATGAATGGCTTGTACAGCATTTTCAGGAAGATGATTATGATAATCCACTAATGTGCCATCCACGTCTAAAAAAATAATTTTTGAATTCATTTATTGTTTAACCTACTTTCCCGGATCAATGCTTGTTTGTAAATAAAATTGACCCTCTTGATAGGTATACACTAAAATACAACAGTTAGAAAAAGTGGGACGTCGATCTTTTTCTTGGCGCCACTTTAAATAAAACGAAAAGAGCGCACCTCCACTACTCACTGCTAACGCATTTTCTCCTTCTAAATCCTCCATGATTTGGGTAAGCGTTGTGGTCATCCGTTGTTCGACTTGATCAACGGATTCACCTCCATAGTCTAAAAAGAAGTCACCGTAACTTTCTTGCCCAGATTTATGAGGTGGATTTAAATATTCAGGAGCCCCTTCGTAAAAACCAAAGTTCCACTCTTTCAATCCTTTTTTCCGAGTGTAAAAAGAATTAGGTTGAATCATTTCCATGGTGTCACAAGCTCTTTCTTGGGTGGAAGCGTACCTTCCCGCAAATTGAATTTGTTTTTGCCTAAAATAATTTCTTGCTTGTTTGGCCTGTTCTTGGCCCAATGTAGTTAAGGGAGAATCACAAGCTCCTTGAACCTTTTTCAACTGGTTAAACAGCGTTTCTCCATGACGCATCAGATAAAGTTTCTTACTCATCATTCACCTTCTTTGTAAATCCATTTACAAAATTATTATCTAGAATAAAAATACTTTTAGCAAGCTTATCTTGAATTTTCAATTATTATTTACAGATTGATAAAAAGGATCGACAATATCTGTAAACATCATTTACAATATAAAGTAAAAATACGTAAATGAGGGAAATTATGTTATTAAGTGAAAAAATGGAAGAAACTTCTTTTTCTTCAGCTGAAAAAAATGTCATTCATTATATTCTTACAGATTATACTAAAATAGAAGATACCACCGTAAAAGAAATTGCCGAAAAAACATTCGTCCATCCTTCTACGTTAATTCGTGTAGCTAAAAAATTAGGTTTTCATGGATGGAATGATTTTAAAGCAGCCTTTTTAAAAGAACAATACTACCTGCACAACCATTTTGTAGAGACAGATGCGAATGTACCTTTTCAAGAAAATGACGGAATTCTAGCAATTGCGCAAAAAATTGCATCTTTAGAACAAGCAACGATTTCTGATACCCTTTCTTTGTTAGAACATAAAGAATTGCAAAAAGCGACTGAGCTATTATACCAATCCAAACAAATTAAAATTTTTACTTCGAACGCAAATCTCCTAATTTCACAAGATTTTGCGTTAAAAATGCGTAGAATTAAAAAGCAAACAAGCGCGGCAGAAACGATTGGTGAACATGTCTATGAAGCCTATAGTACAGACGAAAATACTTGTATCCTGATGATTTCTTATACTGGTGAAAACGAGATGCTCAAACGAATTTTACCTATTTTAAAACAACAAGGAGCAACAATTATTGCATTAACAGGGATTGGAGATAATACTTTGGCGAGATTTTCTGACAGTCATTTACGTTTGGCTACTCGAGAAAAACTTTATTCAAAAATTGGTAGTTATACAACAAGTACCTCGATTTCTTATTTATTAGATATTTTATACAGTACGGTTTTTGCTAAAAATTATCAAAAAAATATGGCTCATCTAATTGCTATCGGTGAAGAATACGATGACCGCACCAGTACTTCCCCGGTTATGCATGAAAGTAATCCACCCAAAATCCAAGTGACTGATGCGATTATGCCAAATTAATATAAAAAAACTAGAGCTACTAAGTAAAACTAGCTCTAGTTTTTTATATGTGTGCCAGGCATGGCATTTATCTAGCTGGTGAAAGTCCAGTCGCAGGTAGTTACCGCCAAGCGTAGCGAGCCACAAGCTGAAATCAGTGATGATGGGGTGAAGGAAGTGGTGTCGCAAATCTTTCAAGCCTACGAACAGGAACTTGATGAGGCTAAATGGTGGATAAGGCTGCATATCAAGCTGAAGTCCAAAAGGTAAACGTAAAACCAAGACAGTAAATCAAGAGGTTATGGAGAGAAAGATAAATGTCTTACCCTGGGAGCTCTTACGGACGTTTGTGAACGAACGGTCGAAAAAGGTTTGTCGTAAGAAGTCAGCTGAGGCCATAGTAGCTACTGTTTAGGTAGTAAAGGGCCGAATGTTTGTATAGTGTGAATCGCTAGAAGAAAATGTCCAAGGAGTCCGAAAACGAGGATACCCTAGAACAATAGAACGTAACTATTGATGGGAAAGATAGTGGGGGCGGTCTTGGATAAATCTACGACTAGAGGAGGAACAGCGCATGAGATTCATTGAAAAGATTACGAGTCATCAAAATATCACGCAAGCCATCGAACAGGTCAAAAAGAATAAAGGGGCTCCGGGTGTTGATGAGATGACAGCCGATGAACTCGACCATTATTTCTATCAACATGGACATACCCTTGTTCAGGAGATTCGGTCGATGACCTACCGACCAAAGGCGGTTAAAAGAGTTTATATCCCTAAATCTGATGGGAAGCAAAGACCTTTAGGGATTCCAAGTGTGGTGGACCGTGTGGTGCAACAGGCAACTGCGCAACAATTAAGTCGCATCTTCGATGTCCACTTCAGCGAAACCAGTTATGGTTTCCGCCCGGGTCGAAGTGCTCATCAAGCGATTGAAAAAGTCCTTGATTACTTGAATGAAGGCTATGAATGGCTCATTGATATGGATATTGAGAAATATTTTGATACAGTTAATCATGATCAATTAATCTCGACCCTTAGAGAACGGGTCAAAGATAGAGAAACCCTTCATTTAATACGTGTTTTCTTAAAAGCAGGTATTATGGAGAATGGCTTCGTTAGCCCGAACGAAACCGGAGTTCCGCAAGGAGGTCCGTTAAGCCCAGTTTTAGCGAATATTTATCTGGATAAACTGGATAAAGAATTAGAAGCAAGGGGGCTGCATTTCGTTCGTTACGCGGATGATACGGATATTTTTGTCAAAAGCGAGATGGCAGCCAATCGAGTGATGAAATCTATTACTGGTTGGATTGAAAGAAAACTATTCTTGCAAATCAATGTCACAAAAACTAAGGTCGTACGACCGACACAAAGTCAATTTTTAGGATTTACCTTTTGGAAGAACCAAAAAGGTTGGCAGTGTAAACCGAGTAAAGTCAGTAAAACAAAACTCTATGACAAAACCAAAGAAGTTCTTAAAAGGAAACATGCCGTGTCGCGACCTTTAGCTGTGACATTTACAAAGCTGAACCAGATTATAAGAGGCTGGATCAATTACTACCGTATCGGCAGTATGAAAACCTATCTAGCGAAGTTTGGTCAATGGTTACGACATAAAGTCCGTGTCATTATTATAAAGCAATGGAAACTTCCGCGACGAATCTATATGAATTTACAACAATTGAATCGACTATTCAATTGTCATTTCAAGAAAGAAGACATTTATAAGGTCGCTAATTCTAGATTAGGTTGGTATAGGAAATGCGGGATGGACGTTGTCAACTTTACGTTAAGTCCGAAAGTTTTAGCCATAAAGAAAAAGGATCGACCTGGATTGGTTGATCCTTTATCCTACTATCTAAATAAAGCGTGAAAACAGTACAAATGTAGCGCCGTATACGAGGACCGTACGTACGGTGCGACGGGAGGGGCGGAAATTTATTTCCCCTCTACCCTATTCTAGAGTCACTTCATAAATCTAACTCTAGTTTTCGATAAAAAAAGCGGATCGTAATGATCCGCTTTTTCCTTATTTCTGATTTTTCATTTGTTGCATCATTTGACGAATTTTCTTTTCAGAAGGTTTTTGTCCCATTGACATCATCATTGTGCGTAACATATCTTCGTTGATGGGTGGGTTTTTTTTCATATAGTCTTCCATGTATTTGCGTGCCAAAAAGAAACCGCCAATCGCACCGATAACTAAAGCGAGCACTGCAATCAAGATTACATAACCGATTGACATTTTATACTCTCCTTTCCTCTAAGCTGTCCAAAAAGTATTCTACTAGAAAAATAACGAAAAGAAAAGGTAAAAGTGACTCTTTTAGGCAATTGTCTTATAATCGATCTAATTCATCCATATCTTCTTGTTCTATGGAAAAATCCACTTTCGCGTTTTCCGAAATATAATTTTCATGAACAGATTTAGGCAATGGTAATATATCTTTTTGCAATAAGTAGCGAATCGCAATTTGCGGGATAGATTTCTCATATTTTTCCGCTATTTGTTGAATACGTTTATTATCTAAGATTCCTCCTGTTGCTAAAGGAGAATAGCCTTCCACTAAGATCGAATGATTTTGACAAAATTCGATCGTTCCTGTGCTTAAATTACCAATGTAGCACTTAATCTGATTTACCATAGGTCGAAAATTACCATTTTCAATAATATTTTTTAAATCATCCACATTAAAGTTGGAAACGCCGATGGCTCTTGTCTTGCCATCACGATAAGCATCTTCTAAAGCTTTCCATACTTGTATATTTTTCTCGTCGTCTTTTTCCCGTGCTTCTCCGATTCTACTCCATGGTCTAGGAGCATGGATCAGTAACAGATCAACTTGAGCTAGGCCTAAACGTTGCAAGGATTCATCGATATTATTCATCGCTTGAGTATAAGAATCTGTTTCAGCTGGGACTTTGGTAGTAACAAAAATTTCATTGCGATCCACCGAAGCATCTTTTATCGCTTGACCAACATTTGTTTCATTGCCATAAACATAAGCCGTATCTACATGTTTATACCCATTATCTAATGCGTACTTCGTTGCGCGATAGGCATCATCAGGTGGTGTTTGCCAAGTTCCAAAACCAATTTTCGGAATCTTTATCTCATTTGCTAGTTGGAATGTTTCATCTAAAATCATCTTGCATCCCTACCTTTCTAAGTTTATTATACAGAAAAATTAAACGGTATACAAAAAAGCAGAACTATAAAACGTTCTGCTTTATCTTACCTACTGTTGTTGAATTTTTTTTAACATATCCGAATCAAATTTCCCCTTACGAAGCATAGCAATTTCATATCCGTAAGGTGGTTTTTTATCTTTCTTATCTTCGCCTACCCAAGGAGTTTCCAAAATTTTAGGCAGGTTAGCTAATTGCTCATGGTGAGCAACCTTATTTAAAGCGTCAAAACCGATAGTACCAAAACCAATATTCGTATGACGGTCTTTATGCGTTCCTTGTTCATTTTTAGAATCATTGATATGAACAACTTTTAATCTATCTAAACCAATCACTTGGTCAAACTCTTCTAATACGCCATCAAAATCATCACGAATATTGTAGCCAGCGTCGCTAGCATGGCAAGTATCAAGAGTTACCGAAAGCTTATCATTTAATGTAACACCATCGATAATACTAGCAAGTTCTTCAAAAGAACGTCCAATTTCGGTTCCTTTACCCGCCATGGTTTCTAAGGCGATTTGCGCTTTTTGATTTTTATCTAATGCTTCATTTAAACCTTTTACGATTTGAGCAATCCCCGCCTTAGCGCCTGCGCCTACATGAGAACCAGGGTGTAACGTAATCTGATTAGCGCCTAGTGCTTCGGCTCGTTGAATTTCATCTTGTAAAAACTCAATAGCAAACTTAAACATTTCTGGCTTATTGGTATTTCCCAAATTCACAATATAAGGTGCATGAACAACAATATTAGACAACCCATGCTCTTTCATATAGTCTTTGCCTTCATCAATACGCATCTCGTCAATTGCTTTTCTACGAGTGTTTTGCGGGGCACCTGTATAAATCATAAAAGTCGAAGAATGATAACTAGCGGCTTCTTCTGCAGAACCTAAAAACATTTTTTTGCCTTTCATAGAAACGTGCGAACCTATTAACATAGTATTCCTCCTCATCTTGTTTCAATTTTCTTTAAACAGTAGGACCTAACAATAATAATAAAAGTGTCATTAAAGGTAGACTGATTAAGAAACTAATCGATGAAGCAACGCCTACACTTTCTTCTTTGACGCCAGCTATTACGGAATTAACCACACCAAATAAAGGCACTGGCGTTACACAGAGTAAACACAATACCATTTTAGCAAGAGGCGCGATTGGCAACAAGTAAAACAAACCAACAAAAGCTAATCCCATAACATAACGTAAAGTTAATAACTGAAATACAGTATTACGGTCTTGACGTGGCAAACGCAATTCTAAGTAAAGTCCAATCATAAACATGGATAAGAAAACATTGGCATCAGCCACAGGTTCTAAAATCGTTAAAAGACCTGAAGGTAGATCAAAAGAAATTAAACGCAAAGCTAACATCACCACATAGCAAGTAAATGGTACAGAAGAAAATAATTGGCGTAACACGCTTTTAAATGTTACCCCCGTATCTTGTCCTGTCAGACGATCACTAAGTACCTTCGTTCCTCCAGCAAGCATAATACTATTTCCTGTATCAAACATAGAAATGAGTGGAACGCCTAATGGCAAGAATCCTTGCACAAAAGGTAAAGTAAAGTTTCCAACATTAAAACCGCTAGCGCAATAAATAAAAAATTGCTGGTCTGTTTTGGATTTCTTTTTCGTCACAAAATAACTAATAAAAATTTGTAAAATCGACCAGAAAAAGCCGATCAGTACGAATAACAATAAATCACTTTCAATATCCAAATTGGCTAAGTTAATGATCACTACAGCAGGTAACGTAACGTTCATGATGATAATAGACAAACTAGAACCATCATCTTTATGTAAAAATCCAACCCGCTTTAAAAAATAAGCAAATACAATAATGAGAAATAATCCCACAGCTCGTATAATAATCGTACCCATAAAAAACTTCCTTCTTAAATAGGGTAGAGGGGAAATAAATTTCCGCCCCTCCCGTCGCACCGTACGTACGGTCCTCGTATACGGCGCTACATTTGTACTGTTTTCACGCTTTATTTAGATAGTAGGATAAAGGATCAACCAATCCAGGTCGATCCTTTTTCTTTATGGCTAAAACTTTCGGACTTAACGTAAAGTTGACAACGTCCATCCCGCATTTCCTATACCAACCTAATCTAGAATTAGCGACCTTATAAATGTCTTCTTTCTTGAAATGACAATTGAATAGTCGATTCAATTGTTGTAAATTCATATAGATTCGTCGCGGAAGTTTCCATTGCTTTATAATAATGACACGGACTTTATGTCGTAACCATTGACCAAACTTCGCTAGATAGGTTTTCATACTGCCGATACGGTAGTAATTGATCCAGCCTCTTATAATCTGGTTCAGCTTTGTAAATGTCACAGCTAAAGGTCGCGACACGGCATGTTTCCTTTTAAGAACTTCTTTGGTTTTGTCATAGAGTTTTGTTTTACTGACTTTACTCGGTTTACACTGCCAACCTTTTTGGTTCTTCCAAAAGGTAAATCCTAAAAATTGACTTTGTGTCGGTCGTACGACCTTAGTTTTTGTGACATTGATTTGCAAGAATAGTTTTCTTTCAATCCAACCAGTAATAGATTTCATCACTCGATTGGCTGCCATCTCGCTTTTGACAAAAATATCCGTATCATCCGCGTAACGAACGAAATGCAGCCCCCTTGCTTCTAATTCTTTATCCAGTTTATCCAGATAAATATTCGCTAAAACTGGGCTTAACGGACCTCCTTGCGGAACTCCGGTTTCGTTCGGGCTAACGAAGCCATTCTCCATAATACCTGCTTTTAAGAAAACACGTATTAAATGAAGGGTTTCTCTATCTTTGACCCGTTCTCTAAGGGTCGAGATTAATTGATCATGATTAACTGTATCAAAATATTTCTCAATATCCATATCAATGAGCCATTCATAGCCTTCATTCAAGTAATCAAGGACTTTTTCAATCGCTTGATGAGCACTTGCACTTCGACCCGGGCGGAAACCATAACTGGTTTCGCTGAAGTGGACATCGAAGATGCGACTTAATTGTTGCGCAGTTGCCTGTTGCACCACACGGTCCACCACACTTGGAATCCCTAAAGGTCTTTGCTTCCCATCAGATTTAGGGATATAAACTCTTTTAACCGCCTTTGGTCGGTAGGTCATCGACCGAATCTCCTGAACAAGGGTATGTCCATGTTGATAGAAATAATGGTCGAGTTCATCGACTGTCATCTCATCAACACCCGGAGCCCCTTTATTCTTTTTGACCTGTTCGATGGCTTGCGTGATATTTTGATGACTCGTAATCTTTTCAATGAATCTCATGCGCTGTTCCTCCTCTAGTCGTAGATTTATCCAAGACCGCCCCCACTATCTTTCCCATCAATAGTTACGTTCTATTGTTCTAGGGTATCCTCGTTTTCGGACTCCTTGGACATTTTCTTCTAGCGATTCACACTATACAAACATTCGGCCCTTTACTACCTAAACAGTAGCTACTATGGCCTCAGCTGACTTCTTACGACAAACCTTTTTCGACCGTTCGTTCACAAACGTCCGTAAGAGCTCCCAGGGTAAGACATTTATCTTTCTCTCCATAACCTCTTGATTTACTGTCTTGGTTTTACGTTTACCTTTTGGACTTCAGCTTGATATGCAGCCTTATCCACCATTTAGCCTCATCAAGTTCCTGTTCGTAGGCTTGAAAGATTTGCGACACCACTTCCTTCACCCCATCATCACTGATTTCAGCTTGTGGCTCGCTACGCTTGGCGGTAACTACCTGCGACTGGACTTTCACCAGCTAGATAAATGCCATGCCTGGCACACATAATGAAATCACAAGAAAGCGAGTCTCTTGTGATTTTCTCTTCTTTTAAAAACGTAATATAAAATATCTTTTTTTACCGCGACGGATAACTGTGGTTTTCCCATCGAGTTTATCTGCCTCTTGAATTTCATAATTTGTATCTTGGATACGATCGCCATTAAGGTAAATCGCTCCGTTATTGATATCTTCTCTTGCTTGACGTTTGGAAGAATCGATGCCAGCTGTAATTAACATTTCCACCAAATTCAAAGGATCGTCTGAATCTACTTCATAAGCAGGAACTCCAGCAAAAGCTTGATCGAGTTCTTGAGCATTTAGTTCTTTTACCGAACCACTAAACAATGCTTCTGAGATTCGTTTGGCTTGCTCGTACCCTTCTTTACCATGAACTAAGGTAGTTACATCTTTTGCTAAGGCTTTTTGTGCGACTCTTGTTTCAGGCGCTTGGTTAAATTCTTCTTCGATTTTTGCAATTTCGTCCAAACTAAAGAAAGTAAAGTATTTTAAAAATCTAACAGCATCACGATCATCTGTATTTAACCAAAATTGATAAAATTCATAAGGACTTGTTTTGTTAGCATCCAGCCAAATCGCGTTGCCTTCTGTTTTTCCAAATTTTTTGCCATCGGCTTTAGTAATCAGCGGAATCGTCAGGCCAAAGCCTTGTACATCTTCTTCACGGTGTAATAACTCAATGCCGGAAGTAATATTTCCCCATTGATCGCTACCGCCTAATTGTAAAAGACAACCGTATTTTTGATATAATTTTAAAAAGTCATAAGCTTGTAATAATTGATAAGCAAATTCTGTATAAGAAATTCCTGCTTCAATACGACGCTTTACACTTTCTTTACTCATCATATAATTAATCGTAAAGTTTTTTCCAACATCTCTTAAAAAATCTATTAAGCTCATCTCACCTAACCAATCATAGTTATTGGCTACAATCGCCGGATTTTTTTCATTATTAAAATCAATAAATTGGGATAATTGGCGTTTAATATTATTCGACCAATCTTGTACAGTTGCTAACGGATTTAATTGTCTTTCTTGGTCTTTAAATGAAGGATCTCCAATCATTCCTGTTCCACCACCAACAAGCGCAATAGGAACATGGCCGTTTTGTTGGAAGCGTCTAAGCATCAAAATTGGTAACAAATGACCAATATGCAAACTATCCGCAGTAGGGTCAAAGCCTACATATAATTTTACAGACTCTTCGTTTAATTTTGTTTCTAACGCTTTTTCATCAGTTGCTTGATGAACCAGACCGCGTTGCTTTAGTTCTTGTAAAAAGTCTGATTGCATGGCATTTCCTCCTTATAAAATATACTCATTGTAATGATAACTGAAAAAACAGCGAAATGAAAGTCTTAGTTTTATCTTAAAAGAATCAAACTATTCAAGTGGCTTATTTTTTGCTATAATCATACAGAAGTAAAAATAAACGAGGTGACGTGTTTGTC
This region of Tetragenococcus osmophilus genomic DNA includes:
- the ltrA gene encoding group II intron reverse transcriptase/maturase — encoded protein: MRFIEKITSHQNITQAIEQVKKNKGAPGVDEMTVDELDHYFYQHGHTLVQEIRSMTYRPKAVKRVYIPKSDGKQRPLGIPSVVDRVVQQATAQQLSRIFDVHFSETSYGFRPGRSASAHQAIEKVLDYLNEGYEWLIDMDIEKYFDTVNHDQLISTLRERVKDRETLHLIRVFLKAGIMENGFVSPNETGVPQGGPLSPVLANIYLDKLDKELEARGLHFVRYADDTDIFVKSEMAANRVMKSITGWIERKLFLQINVTKTKVVRPTQSQFLGFTFWKNQKGWQCKPSKVSKTKLYDKTKEVLKRKHAVSRPLAVTFTKLNQIIRGWINYYRIGSMKTYLAKFGQWLRHKVRVIIIKQWKLPRRIYMNLQQLNRLFNCHFKKEDIYKVANSRLGWYRKCGMDVVNFTLSPKVLAIKKKDRPGLVDPLSYYLNKA
- a CDS encoding histidine phosphatase family protein, translating into MSKKLYLMRHGETLFNQLKKVQGACDSPLTTLGQEQAKQARNYFRQKQIQFAGRYASTQERACDTMEMIQPNSFYTRKKGLKEWNFGFYEGAPEYLNPPHKSGQESYGDFFLDYGGESVDQVEQRMTTTLTQIMEDLEGENALAVSSGGALFSFYLKWRQEKDRRPTFSNCCILVYTYQEGQFYLQTSIDPGK
- a CDS encoding HAD family hydrolase; translation: MNSKIIFLDVDGTLVDYHNHLPENAVQAIHKAQKNGHQVYTVTGRAKAEMYSYILDIGFDGYIGGNGSYIESKGQVVKEKTLSAEDTQQIVDWLKNRGLEFYLESNNGLFGSENFASRGVKTIQEYIAYKGKPGAKQATPATVFPDMIYGEPLYRDDVNKISFILDSYNDYLAAQENFPSLKVGTWGGVGETALFGDIALKDIDKAVAIDELLEFLGKDVQDTLAFGDATVDIPMLNHCQIGVAMGNGGKEIKEMADYITASVEDDGLYKAFEYFQLI
- a CDS encoding AEC family transporter, with protein sequence MGTIIIRAVGLFLIIVFAYFLKRVGFLHKDDGSSLSIIIMNVTLPAVVIINLANLDIESDLLLFVLIGFFWSILQIFISYFVTKKKSKTDQQFFIYCASGFNVGNFTLPFVQGFLPLGVPLISMFDTGNSIMLAGGTKVLSDRLTGQDTGVTFKSVLRQLFSSVPFTCYVVMLALRLISFDLPSGLLTILEPVADANVFLSMFMIGLYLELRLPRQDRNTVFQLLTLRYVMGLAFVGLFYLLPIAPLAKMVLCLLCVTPVPLFGVVNSVIAGVKEESVGVASSISFLISLPLMTLLLLLLGPTV
- a CDS encoding YneF family protein encodes the protein MSIGYVILIAVLALVIGAIGGFFLARKYMEDYMKKNPPINEDMLRTMMMSMGQKPSEKKIRQMMQQMKNQK
- the ltrA gene encoding group II intron reverse transcriptase/maturase, producing the protein MRFIEKITSHQNITQAIEQVKKNKGAPGVDEMTADELDHYFYQHGHTLVQEIRSMTYRPKAVKRVYIPKSDGKQRPLGIPSVVDRVVQQATAQQLSRIFDVHFSETSYGFRPGRSAHQAIEKVLDYLNEGYEWLIDMDIEKYFDTVNHDQLISTLRERVKDRETLHLIRVFLKAGIMENGFVSPNETGVPQGGPLSPVLANIYLDKLDKELEARGLHFVRYADDTDIFVKSEMAANRVMKSITGWIERKLFLQINVTKTKVVRPTQSQFLGFTFWKNQKGWQCKPSKVSKTKLYDKTKEVLKRKHAVSRPLAVTFTKLNQIIRGWINYYRIGSMKTYLAKFGQWLRHKVRVIIIKQWKLPRRIYMNLQQLNRLFNCHFKKEDIYKVANSRLGWYRKCGMDVVNFTLSPKVLAIKKKDRPGLVDPLSYYLNKA
- the tyrS gene encoding tyrosine--tRNA ligase, giving the protein MQSDFLQELKQRGLVHQATDEKALETKLNEESVKLYVGFDPTADSLHIGHLLPILMLRRFQQNGHVPIALVGGGTGMIGDPSFKDQERQLNPLATVQDWSNNIKRQLSQFIDFNNEKNPAIVANNYDWLGEMSLIDFLRDVGKNFTINYMMSKESVKRRIEAGISYTEFAYQLLQAYDFLKLYQKYGCLLQLGGSDQWGNITSGIELLHREEDVQGFGLTIPLITKADGKKFGKTEGNAIWLDANKTSPYEFYQFWLNTDDRDAVRFLKYFTFFSLDEIAKIEEEFNQAPETRVAQKALAKDVTTLVHGKEGYEQAKRISEALFSGSVKELNAQELDQAFAGVPAYEVDSDDPLNLVEMLITAGIDSSKRQAREDINNGAIYLNGDRIQDTNYEIQEADKLDGKTTVIRRGKKRYFILRF
- a CDS encoding MurR/RpiR family transcriptional regulator; the protein is MLLSEKMEETSFSSAEKNVIHYILTDYTKIEDTTVKEIAEKTFVHPSTLIRVAKKLGFHGWNDFKAAFLKEQYYLHNHFVETDANVPFQENDGILAIAQKIASLEQATISDTLSLLEHKELQKATELLYQSKQIKIFTSNANLLISQDFALKMRRIKKQTSAAETIGEHVYEAYSTDENTCILMISYTGENEMLKRILPILKQQGATIIALTGIGDNTLARFSDSHLRLATREKLYSKIGSYTTSTSISYLLDILYSTVFAKNYQKNMAHLIAIGEEYDDRTSTSPVMHESNPPKIQVTDAIMPN
- a CDS encoding aldo/keto reductase — encoded protein: MILDETFQLANEIKIPKIGFGTWQTPPDDAYRATKYALDNGYKHVDTAYVYGNETNVGQAIKDASVDRNEIFVTTKVPAETDSYTQAMNNIDESLQRLGLAQVDLLLIHAPRPWSRIGEAREKDDEKNIQVWKALEDAYRDGKTRAIGVSNFNVDDLKNIIENGNFRPMVNQIKCYIGNLSTGTIEFCQNHSILVEGYSPLATGGILDNKRIQQIAEKYEKSIPQIAIRYLLQKDILPLPKSVHENYISENAKVDFSIEQEDMDELDRL
- a CDS encoding deoxyribonuclease IV — its product is MLIGSHVSMKGKKMFLGSAEEAASYHSSTFMIYTGAPQNTRRKAIDEMRIDEGKDYMKEHGLSNIVVHAPYIVNLGNTNKPEMFKFAIEFLQDEIQRAEALGANQITLHPGSHVGAGAKAGIAQIVKGLNEALDKNQKAQIALETMAGKGTEIGRSFEELASIIDGVTLNDKLSVTLDTCHASDAGYNIRDDFDGVLEEFDQVIGLDRLKVVHINDSKNEQGTHKDRHTNIGFGTIGFDALNKVAHHEQLANLPKILETPWVGEDKKDKKPPYGYEIAMLRKGKFDSDMLKKIQQQ